The genomic stretch AACTTGACTGAGCTGAACTCACACCAGAGGCACGCCAGGGGacggattctttttttttttttttttttttttttttttgccgtttACAGGCAGTCACAGAAAACATGTGATCTCTCAGGACACCTATTTCAGTGATATCTATCAGGTAATAGAGACACTTACGTGTggtattcaaaaaaaaaaagaagacatccATTTACAGCAGCTTAAACATCCGTctttatgtacagtatataactCTTAAAAAGGTACATAAAACTTTCATGTTGTGAAACAACAGAAATATTTAATTAGAAAACAAATCCAATGACAGTTTTATCACAATATCTTCGGTAACACTTAAAAGTTTCCATTTGTTGACCTGacaaatacttctaaagcatttattcatcgtggttaatgttaattttaacatttaaaatccaaagttgtatttgttgaatttttttCAATGAACCTgggctaacatgaactaacaacaaattttttattaactaacattaacaaacctATAAATACTggaacaaatgtattgctcatctTTAGTTCAAGTTAGTTAACACGTTAACTAATGTTACTAATAGGAcctcattgtaaagtgttaccacatcTTCTACAGTTCTAACATCTCCACATAGGTACTAAATATCAGCAAAGAAAGAGTAAACAATACGCTTCTCGATCTAATTACATACGATTTGGCCTAGATAGGATTTTCAAAACCACATCGGCATAAAGACCCTGATTTCAACCATGAGAGTAAAACAGACAAATGACAAATGAAATTCAAAGGCAGTAATAATTACACAGCGCTCCTGTGACTCTAGACCTCACACTCGAAAGTTCTGAGAGAAGAATATCATCCAGTAAGCACCCTCTGTAGTCTGGATGTGTCACATTGAATTATCTCTCACATTTGCACAGTCTCTCCCAGTTAGGTTTCCTCTTTTTCATTCACTTTCTCCATGGAGCTGGATCCATTCAGAGCCACAGCCTCCGCCTTCCTCTGGGCCAGATTTCTGGACCTCCTCCTTAGGCAGCCTTTCACGATGGCCGCTACGATCACCAGCAGAACGATGAAAATCAGCAGCGCTATAATCGCAGGTACTATGATATTTGAAACGTCTCCAGCGCTCTCTTCAATGTGTACATCTGTATCATTCATTCTGACATCATCAGGCAGAGACGTAGGTTTAGTTAGCACAGATTTGCCTGTGTTAACGTTTGGTTTAACAGGGGTAAGATCAGTGGTGGGTGGCTTTGATCCATCACATGGTTTGGATTCTTCACATTTGTTTACAACCACACAGTTTCCGGACGAGTCTCTCCTGTAGCCTTTTTTGCACTCCTGGCAGAGTTGCGATATATTCATGTTTTCGTTGCCGACCACAGTCCAAACTAGATCTTTTGAGCATGTCAAAGTGAAATTGGCACCAGAACTGCAAACAATTTCACATGTGAACGGATCATTGAATTGCTGGAATATGTCATGTGTGCCAGATATGTTTGGTCGAGGGCACTTCGCCTCAACGTTTCGTTTGCAAATGAAAGGATGTTTCTGTGTGCAGCTGGAATCCATAAACCCACTGCTTGTTACACCAGAGGCACCATATTCCACTGAAAGCAGCCCACAACGAGCGCTTGTGCAAGTTTGTGAAGGCTCTGTCTTCCACTTAGTAACGTCAGACTGAATGGTGTTGTCCACCGTCCATTTGAATCCTTTAAGAGGCAAATCTGGTTGAACACAGGTACCTATATCCTTCTTTAGTCCAATCCAGAATGAATTGGCAGTTTTGTTATTCTTGTCCCAGATTGTTTTCAGAATCTTTTCCATTTCCTCTGCATTCGGAATGTTGGTCAGGAAACTTCCAGGTAGGCAATCATTCTCAGCATCTATGAATGAGCGTTTGTTCAAATGAACAGTGTAGGATGATTCAGGCAAGCAACATGCCATGTTGAGAAAGCTCAGAAGATATAATCCTGTCCAGAATTCCATGTCTAGCTCTCCCTGTGCTCTGCCTGAATGCTTGCTGGCTGGAACTAAATGACAATGTCTGCTTTTTTCCCTGGCTTTCTTAGCTGCCCCCGTGAGGTCCTCCCAAGACAACAAGCACAGGAAGTCTGTTCAGCCTTGATACAGCCATTTACTTCCTCTTGGGTGGTGGTGCTGCCGAAGCAAAACAATCGCAACTATGAACAAAATCGGTTGCTGGTGAAACTAAAGCTTCCATAATACTCAATCCCACTGCCAAACTCCCACAGCAGAGTGATAGATGAGCTCAGACCAACAGGAAAAATCTATGTTCCTTGGCACAAGTCTGATAAACCGTTCATTCATCCACACCCATCACCATCCTGAGGGTTTTCGGTTTCAATACCTTGGAAACATCTTTGCTGTTTGTGCCACATAAAGATAAGTTTAACATTGGACAAGGACTTTTCCCATTTGTTTTACTTGTTTATTGTGTCTGAAACAGGATcctttaacaaaacaaaaaaaaacaaaaaattcccGGAAGCATTGCTCATTGCATTAGGGAATGCTCTTTACAGTAGTACTATACCTTTGTTTACATGTCACACTCAACACTTTCATATTCAAATGTGTGTTGATTGACCTCAGCGTGTGTTTTCATGGGCTCACATGGGACTAATGCTGTGTTGAATGTCCCATGACTAATACTGTATTATTCTGTCCTTCTAACAAGCCGCTTCATGAGAGACCAGCAGATGCTTCCTGGAGGAAATGTCAATGAATAGCAGGAAGTGAGGTTGCAGGAGCACTTGATTTTCTGTTACCAGTATTCCAAGACAGAGCAAAGAACAAGAAGTTGAAATAAAGGTGATACAGGTGTTTTGGGGGGGCCAATGAGATATGAGAAGGGGCCAAGCACCACAGAGGCAGAATGAGAAGCTAAAAATCAAGGcagggagcatcagaccaacagcaaaaatgagtaaaatCATTTTAAGCAAAATTGTTGAAAGCTCATAAATCACTTGTAATGTGGCATAATTGATTATTACTTTTTACCAATACATTTTACTAAAATGTCAAATCGTTTCAGAGATACAGCCTCAGATGCAGTTTGCCGGTTTTGTCTATTGACACTAAATCCATAATTATTTTCCATCATGGGCTGAAGATGAtctattataataatttttattataataggcATGCTGCACCAAATCTAAAGAGACCAGTCTCGTGATTTTTGGtcaaaactgttcaaaagttataagcaaaagttagaaaaagtagtttttttaagaaaatctaaatggcggacaggaagtttgaCTGACTATGGCAAAATTGGTATCTATGTTCTCGGCATGACTCTATCAAGTTTTCCATGGTGGAAAGTGGCATTGGCTTGTTCAcacacagaatgcgtttttgctttgaaaaacgcAAAACACGGGCAggaatggggaaaaaatgcaaggtctcgagacacattttttaacagttgaACTGATTATAACTTGAGCACCGCGTTTTTAGAATGGCGTGCCATGCGTGAAACGCTGCGAAAGACGCGAGTGCAACGTTCACACACATCTGTCcatgtgtttacatagaaaaacaatggaaaagtaacACATTCAAGTggaaaaatgtgttctgtgtgaacggccccataGGGAGCCAAggagttattagcataaatgtgagtgcaaatttggacagttggtggcgctagatGGATCGAGTTATAGACTCCAAAATTGCTGTGGTTAATGATGAGACTGTCCGctatctgtgtgccaaatttctcaactttttaccataccaTGGGCTGTCATAGATTCAAGagtggaataataataataataacactaacagatacaataggaGCCTATGCACCTTCTGTGCTTGGCccatttaaataataacaataatttatctcaataataataataataataataaaactaaaattatacatttatatacagtacagtccaaaagtttggaaccattaagatttttaatgtttttaaaagaagttttgtctgttcaccaaggctacatttatttaattaaaaatacagtaaaaaacagtaatattgtgaaatattattacaatttaaaataactgttttctatttgaatatatttcattaagtaatttattcctgtgatggcaaagctgaattttcagcatcattactccagtcttcagtgtcacatgatccttcagaaatcattctaatatgctgatctgctgctcaagaaacatttaatgtgtacaattgtacaaaatatttgtgtacattatttttttcaggattatttgatgaatagaaagttcaaaagaacagtgtttatctgaaatctaatcttttgtaacattataaatgtctttactgccacttttgattgatttaatgcatccttgctgaataaaagtattcatttctttaatttcttttcaaaaaaataaaaataaaaattcttactgaccccaaacttttgaacggtagtgtataatgctacagaagctttgtatttcagataaatgctgttcttttgaactttctattcatcaaggaatcctgaaaaaaaaagtacacaactgttttcaacattgaaaataatcataaatgtttattgagcagcaaatcagcatattagaatgatttctgaaggatcatgtgacactgaagactggagtaacgatgctgaaaattactttgtcaaatatatttaaatagtacacagttattttaaattgtaatactatttcacaatattactgttttttactgtatttttaattaaataaatgtagccttggtgagcagacgaaacttcttttagaaacattaaaaatcttagtggttccaaacttttggactgtactgtatatatattcattcatatttatttttcgaATTTCTTAAGATCATAGTTCTGAGTTATTcttgatatttttttctattcatatttttttaaacttagtCTCAGCCTAACAATGTTCTCACAGAAAATTTGTTATACAATACAGCACTGTTCTTTAGTAGGtggtatgtgtgtatttataaaaacataaatttcaCATGCTCTAGTACTGAATTCCTCCTACGGCACATCTTGAAGGAAGACAGCTAGTGAGTCatgatttaaataaaagtgGGTTTGAAAGATACAGCCCATGGCAATATTGAATGCCAAGAAATGCTAAACtgttaactaaaaaaaagaTGCTTGAACTTCATCAGCTCCAGACAGCTTACATCACAACAACCTTGCAGACATGAACAACTTAGTTTTCATTGCTGGTTAGCACTGACCTATTTGGTGGATCAGCATTGCCATGCTGTTAAACAGCTGGTGAGGCTATCACTCTGCTATAAGCAGTCCAGCACCAAAAACACAActcatgctgttcttttgaacaggAAACTGCCTCCTACATCAGCTAATACAAGCACCTGACCTGATTGACTTGACCGGTCTAATTCATCTCACCAGAAGCACATACGTAATCAAGCACATGAATAATGCTGATATGCTGTATAGAAAGATGTCAGCGTGACACATATTGTAGGTAGGACAAAATAGCTGACTTAGTCATTGCATATTTTAGATACAGACTGTCTACTATCTTGTGTACAATCTCAGTGGCAAGTCAGCCCTGTGCCCatatgcaaatttatttttaactggCCCGAAACAACAGGTGCAACGAAGAGGCATTTATAGATGTTCAGTGAAGCATATCAGGAAAGTACCACAAACACATTGCTTCGCAAAGCACATTTATATCCCATTATTTTCATCCAAGTAGCCTGATAAATACATATTCTCTGTCAAATAACAGGCCGTCTTTCCTTCGCATTCAAATCTTTGTACAATACATTCTGCGGGTCATAcagaattttatgtttttccacCTCAACGATGAGACGAGTGTCATCCATGTCACCTTGTTTTTGAATAGGTTGGTTTAGGTCCGCCTGTCACGTCATTGCCTGCTGGGATGCGAGTTTCCCTCCAACGATGGGGAAAAACATATCTTGATCGCATTATGCAAGTAAacactgttcattttttttaaataaaataattgttttgaaatgatACAACTGAACTGTGAAATTGAAATGTTTCCTTTTGGCATGAATAAAGCTTGTTGCTGGCATGGCATtaaatctttgaaaaaaaaattaataataattctttATGTAATGTACTAAATATACAAAGTAGTTTAAATGTGcataatttcctttttttttttttacaatttcaggTCAATCCGTGTTCATTTTGCCCACACACAATtgcagcacagcaaaaatagactcggTACGTAAACGATCGCTGCACTGCTGCAGACGCACCACTCCTGGAACGCAATGACGGACCGCAACCGCGTGCAGTGTGAGCGCTCTAATCCGTTAACATGTGTGCATAAAAAAATACGCAACGCATACGCACTGCAGACGGATTATGCGTGAAACAGGCGTAACGACAGAGGGAaacgacgcatagcaacgacatggaagacgacacatagtcATGACACATGCAGCATTGACACGCAAGACGACAAAGTCAAACGACAAGGACCGATGACAGGAGTAAGCGGAGACGACACATAGCATAGACGGACAGCATGTCGACATAATTTTGGCACAAATGGAACCTCATAGCCGTCCACATCCAACCCAAGAGCAGTtatcgccgggagtttgattgacaagcgatcaaACCAATCATAACACAGAATCCGcaattttgtccgacaaagcagtcaggagttggAAGATAACCtcagtggacttgaacttgaaaaatggtgtgtattgatgtctttccgcgtttgaaacaacattccttctcatgttcattcatgtttatttgttgcTATTAATTAAccagtaggaagagatgatcggttcacgagccgcttgagctgaggcgttACAGCATCTGTTGCGACACATttaagagccacaaaatggctTTTATTcttcgaatttcttaaaaaattacacaatttgaaagctgggactttgtttatgataagtaacctgctctgtcttgtctgtcgacgtgttgtcagtgtcctctttgctcggCAATGTATTATTTGCTCGGTCATCTATTATTACTTCTTATATGTTCACATTTGGTTATTTCTAGCAtgaaaaacattgtaaaaaaaatattgtaacaCCTGAGACTGTAGCTTCATGATCGTAATTCTGCACTGCTCTTGATTTTAAAGGCTGTTTAAGACTCA from Megalobrama amblycephala isolate DHTTF-2021 linkage group LG5, ASM1881202v1, whole genome shotgun sequence encodes the following:
- the clec14a gene encoding C-type lectin domain family 14 member A, with protein sequence MEFWTGLYLLSFLNMACCLPESSYTVHLNKRSFIDAENDCLPGSFLTNIPNAEEMEKILKTIWDKNNKTANSFWIGLKKDIGTCVQPDLPLKGFKWTVDNTIQSDVTKWKTEPSQTCTSARCGLLSVEYGASGVTSSGFMDSSCTQKHPFICKRNVEAKCPRPNISGTHDIFQQFNDPFTCEIVCSSGANFTLTCSKDLVWTVVGNENMNISQLCQECKKGYRRDSSGNCVVVNKCEESKPCDGSKPPTTDLTPVKPNVNTGKSVLTKPTSLPDDVRMNDTDVHIEESAGDVSNIIVPAIIALLIFIVLLVIVAAIVKGCLRRRSRNLAQRKAEAVALNGSSSMEKVNEKEET